GCGATGAAGATGGCTACTTCGGAATTTGCTCCCTGTTGAGATTTCGCGCCATACACCTCGTAGTCGTAAGTATATTTTCTATTCAGTTCTTTATCTTTCTGCCAGATCTCCATCCAGGTATTTCCTACAGCAGCCGGCATTTCTCCCTTTGCGGTGAATTTCTGGAATTGTTCCGGGCCAAACTCCCGTCCTGTAAGGCCTTCGGGTACCTCGTTCAGCGTTGTTACCGGCACGCCAATGATGGTGGTATATTCTTCTGTATAATCACTTTTGTAATCAGTATAGATAGCATATATTTCTCCGGATGCCTTATTGGGAATTTTCTCCATCACATTTTCTGCAAAAAACTGCCCCCATAACTTCCCTAAATCCTGCATAGCCTGTGCATCCTTATTTGTTGTCCTTACTGATAGTCCGATTACTTTAAATCCGTTTGTCATATTCTGTTTTAGATTGATGAGATTAACCGGCCGTAAAGAT
This window of the Chitinophaga sancti genome carries:
- a CDS encoding GyrI-like domain-containing protein, coding for MTNGFKVIGLSVRTTNKDAQAMQDLGKLWGQFFAENVMEKIPNKASGEIYAIYTDYKSDYTEEYTTIIGVPVTTLNEVPEGLTGREFGPEQFQKFTAKGEMPAAVGNTWMEIWQKDKELNRKYTYDYEVYGAKSQQGANSEVAIFIATK